One stretch of Methanobacterium veterum DNA includes these proteins:
- a CDS encoding adenosylcobalamin-dependent ribonucleoside-diphosphate reductase, with amino-acid sequence MKSKNDLKISFNALKVLQKRYLIKDEDGNIIETPEKMFKRVSKAVASADNLYNDTDTSKTEKEFYRAMSRLEFLPNSPTLMNAGTPINQLSACFVIYIEDSINGIFNALKNMALIHKSGGGVGFSFSKIRPKGDVVKSTKGVASGPTSFMKIFDVATEVIKQGGRRRGANMGILDIRHPDIIEFIKSKEHKGVLTNFNISAAVDDEFMNAAANSEEYDLINPRNGKHVKKLNAGKVFDTIVNTAWKCGDPGIIFIDEINRKNTIPNAGIIEASNPCAEQPLLNYESCNLGSINLTKMVKSGEIDFNKLKNIVETAVHFLDNVIDVNNFPISKVETETLKNRKIGLGIMGFAEMLIMLEIPYDSQDALDTAEEIMKFITYHAKKASAKLGKLRGSFPNFKGSIYDKKGFQAMRNATVTTIAPTGTISIIADTTSGIEPLFAVSFIRDVMEGEKLLEVNKLFESTAKKEGFYSKELMSEIAKKGSIQNIDEISESIKRVFQTAHEIGPKWHVKMQAAFQKHVDNAVSKTVNLPNNASPEDVKEIMLMAYKLKCKGITVYRYGSKKQVLYLNSYQGNNKKYLNVDSEYSGGCPSSSCPL; translated from the coding sequence ATCAAATCAAAAAATGATTTAAAAATTTCATTTAATGCACTTAAGGTGCTTCAAAAAAGGTATTTAATTAAAGATGAAGATGGAAATATTATTGAAACTCCAGAAAAAATGTTTAAAAGAGTTTCAAAAGCAGTAGCAAGTGCAGATAATTTATATAATGATACTGATACTTCTAAAACAGAAAAAGAATTTTACCGTGCCATGTCCCGGCTTGAGTTTCTTCCAAATTCACCAACTTTGATGAATGCAGGTACACCCATTAACCAGCTTTCTGCATGTTTTGTCATATACATAGAAGATTCTATAAACGGCATCTTCAATGCATTAAAAAATATGGCACTCATTCACAAGTCAGGGGGTGGAGTTGGATTTTCATTTTCTAAGATAAGGCCTAAAGGTGATGTTGTAAAATCAACAAAAGGAGTTGCATCCGGACCAACATCCTTCATGAAAATATTTGATGTCGCCACAGAAGTTATAAAACAGGGCGGAAGGAGAAGAGGGGCAAATATGGGAATACTGGATATCAGACATCCAGATATAATTGAATTTATTAAATCAAAGGAACATAAAGGTGTTCTAACTAATTTTAACATTTCTGCAGCTGTTGATGATGAATTCATGAATGCCGCTGCAAATAGTGAGGAATATGATCTTATAAATCCAAGAAATGGAAAACATGTTAAAAAGCTGAATGCGGGAAAAGTGTTTGACACCATAGTAAATACAGCATGGAAATGCGGAGATCCCGGAATTATATTTATTGATGAAATAAACAGGAAAAATACAATCCCTAATGCAGGTATAATAGAAGCTAGCAACCCCTGCGCCGAGCAACCGCTTCTAAATTACGAATCATGTAATTTAGGCTCCATAAACCTGACAAAAATGGTTAAATCGGGCGAAATTGATTTTAATAAGTTAAAAAATATAGTTGAAACTGCTGTACACTTCTTAGATAATGTAATTGATGTAAATAATTTCCCAATTTCAAAAGTAGAAACTGAAACCCTTAAAAATAGAAAAATTGGTTTGGGAATTATGGGATTTGCAGAAATGCTTATAATGCTTGAAATTCCCTATGATTCACAGGATGCACTCGATACAGCTGAAGAAATAATGAAATTTATTACATACCATGCCAAAAAGGCTTCAGCCAAATTAGGGAAATTAAGAGGTTCTTTTCCTAATTTTAAAGGGAGTATATATGATAAAAAAGGTTTTCAAGCTATGAGAAATGCAACAGTGACTACTATTGCACCTACAGGCACCATAAGCATAATTGCAGATACAACCAGCGGAATCGAGCCGCTGTTTGCTGTTTCATTTATTCGTGACGTAATGGAAGGAGAAAAGCTGCTGGAGGTCAATAAACTCTTTGAAAGTACCGCAAAGAAAGAGGGATTTTACAGCAAGGAATTAATGAGTGAAATTGCTAAAAAAGGGTCCATACAAAATATAGATGAAATTAGCGAAAGTATTAAAAGAGTATTCCAAACCGCACATGAAATAGGCCCCAAGTGGCATGTGAAAATGCAGGCAGCATTTCAAAAACACGTGGATAATGCAGTTTCAAAAACCGTGAATTTACCGAATAATGCTTCTCCAGAAGACGTAAAAGAAATTATGTTAATGGCCTACAAACTTAAGTGCAAGGGAATTACAGTGTATCGATATGGAAGTAAAAAACAGGTTTTATATTTAAATTCATACCAAGGTAACAACAAGAAGTATCTAAATGTTGATTCAGAATATTCCGGAGGATGCCCTTCCTCAAGCTGTCCACTTTAA
- the serB gene encoding phosphoserine phosphatase SerB, whose protein sequence is MIKLIAFDLDNVLIDSEAIDEIGKLMGIEDKISEITKKAMEGELDFETSIKERVALLKGASVDDIKKAIYDIPLMEGAKETIEVLKERGYKIATITGSFEVIANRMKEELNLDYAVSNTLHEEDGVLTGEVSGPLVNGSKADVLTDLMKKEDISADECAAVGDGANDVSMLEMVKLGIAFNAKPVLREIADVVIEKKDLKELLPLFEDNMDNKDKVEVPETPVKEESFDKLLAEKREYEKKLNGLTKERDELNSEARSQRQVRDDLNASIKENLNKAIEFRDKRDKTNVEVKKYKTLRDQTNDKLKSMEWASGKRDIVNIEKEIKRLDKTIETKVLDIKKENELVKKVTELQKKLQTMQEDEKIHSEAVELKEQSETYHAKVVELSDEAQSTHEQMLEYFQRIDGIRKKADEAHNTFIETKNTASKKHEEVREVLGHIRKINKKLDKVRSKKRNRESEATAKENIKEKAHAEEIYEKFKSGKKLNRDELMLLQKHNVI, encoded by the coding sequence TTGATTAAACTAATAGCCTTTGATCTTGATAATGTCCTTATAGACAGTGAAGCCATAGACGAAATTGGCAAATTAATGGGAATTGAAGACAAAATATCAGAAATAACAAAAAAAGCCATGGAAGGAGAACTGGATTTCGAAACATCAATCAAAGAGAGAGTTGCTTTACTTAAAGGCGCTTCAGTTGATGATATTAAAAAGGCAATCTATGACATTCCTCTAATGGAAGGAGCCAAAGAAACTATTGAAGTGCTTAAAGAAAGAGGATACAAAATTGCAACTATAACCGGTAGTTTTGAAGTCATCGCAAACCGTATGAAAGAAGAATTGAATCTTGATTACGCAGTTTCGAACACTTTACATGAAGAAGACGGTGTCTTAACTGGTGAAGTAAGCGGACCTCTTGTAAATGGTTCTAAAGCAGACGTGTTAACTGATTTGATGAAAAAAGAAGATATATCTGCAGATGAATGCGCAGCGGTTGGCGATGGTGCAAATGATGTTTCCATGCTTGAAATGGTCAAGCTAGGAATAGCTTTTAATGCAAAACCTGTTTTAAGGGAAATTGCAGATGTTGTAATTGAGAAAAAAGATTTGAAAGAATTATTACCTCTATTTGAAGATAATATGGATAATAAAGATAAAGTGGAAGTTCCAGAAACTCCAGTTAAAGAAGAAAGCTTTGATAAATTACTTGCTGAAAAGAGAGAGTATGAAAAGAAATTAAATGGACTCACTAAAGAACGTGATGAGTTAAACAGTGAAGCCCGATCTCAAAGGCAGGTAAGGGATGATTTAAACGCAAGTATTAAAGAAAATCTCAACAAAGCAATTGAGTTTAGAGATAAACGTGATAAAACTAACGTAGAAGTTAAAAAATATAAAACTCTGAGAGACCAGACTAATGATAAACTCAAGAGCATGGAATGGGCGTCTGGAAAACGAGATATAGTAAACATTGAAAAGGAAATTAAACGTCTTGATAAGACCATAGAAACAAAAGTTCTTGATATTAAGAAAGAGAACGAACTGGTTAAAAAGGTCACAGAACTGCAAAAGAAACTTCAAACTATGCAGGAAGACGAGAAGATCCATAGTGAAGCAGTGGAACTTAAAGAACAGTCCGAAACATACCATGCTAAAGTTGTTGAACTTTCAGATGAGGCTCAGTCTACCCACGAACAGATGCTCGAATATTTCCAGAGAATAGACGGGATAAGGAAAAAAGCAGATGAAGCCCATAACACGTTTATTGAAACCAAAAATACCGCTTCCAAAAAACATGAGGAAGTAAGGGAAGTTCTAGGACACATTCGCAAGATAAATAAAAAACTTGATAAAGTCAGGTCTAAAAAGCGAAATAGAGAAAGTGAAGCTACCGCAAAAGAAAATATTAAAGAAAAAGCACATGCTGAAGAAATATATGAAAAGTTCAAAAGCGGTAAAAAGTTAAATAGAGATGAATTAATGCTCTTGCAAAAGCATAATGTTATTTAA
- a CDS encoding TATA-box-binding protein — MTDVPIKVENIVASATLGKSIELPKVAPALEGVEYNLEQFPGLVYKLKEPKTAALIFGSGKLVCTGAKSIDDSVKAIHITVDKMRKLDSEIPEEFNIKVQNIVASANLGKTLNLEAVALDLENTEYEPEQFPGLVYRLEDPKVVLLLFGSGKVVCTGAKTIDDAQLGVEKTKERLGELDLI, encoded by the coding sequence TTGACAGATGTACCAATTAAAGTTGAAAATATTGTAGCTTCTGCAACTCTTGGAAAATCAATTGAACTGCCTAAGGTAGCTCCGGCGCTAGAAGGTGTCGAATATAACCTGGAACAGTTCCCAGGACTTGTTTACAAGCTTAAAGAGCCTAAAACAGCAGCTCTTATATTTGGATCAGGAAAATTAGTATGTACTGGCGCGAAATCTATAGATGATTCAGTAAAAGCTATACATATTACTGTAGACAAAATGAGGAAACTTGATTCAGAAATACCAGAAGAATTTAATATTAAAGTACAGAACATAGTTGCTTCTGCAAATTTAGGAAAAACATTAAACCTTGAAGCAGTAGCATTAGATTTAGAAAATACAGAATACGAACCAGAACAATTTCCAGGTTTAGTTTACAGACTTGAAGACCCTAAAGTTGTATTATTATTGTTCGGTTCTGGAAAAGTAGTATGTACTGGTGCAAAAACCATAGACGATGCTCAGCTCGGCGTTGAAAAAACGAAGGAAAGACTGGGTGAACTGGATTTAATTTAA
- a CDS encoding pseudomurein-binding repeat-containing protein — translation MERLNLKQYREMVSFILDYKKTHGKMPEHVMVKGYKISKKEYINMIERVNKFILEMGRNPRTVDIEPSPKEYLADYPEDDLDDNIDL, via the coding sequence ATGGAAAGACTTAACCTCAAACAGTACAGGGAAATGGTCAGTTTTATACTGGATTATAAAAAGACACATGGAAAAATGCCAGAGCATGTAATGGTTAAAGGATATAAAATCTCCAAGAAAGAGTATATAAACATGATAGAACGTGTTAATAAATTTATACTTGAGATGGGGAGAAATCCGCGAACGGTTGATATTGAACCATCACCAAAAGAGTACCTGGCTGATTATCCAGAAGATGACTTAGATGATAATATTGACCTTTAA
- the cyaB gene encoding class IV adenylate cyclase, with protein MIEVEAKAHVNDFNSILEKLKEIGAEKVMVEHQKDTYFNNPEYRDFEKSDEALRIRNTTINNEKSEIILTYKGPKLDDVSKTRKEIEVNVEDSKNAGLILENLGFKPAADVEKERTTYSFQEFTISLDKVHKVGKFVEIEKGMVEGEDFKEAIDKIFQIYKKLGIEDGFERRSYLELMGVYKD; from the coding sequence ATGATAGAAGTTGAAGCTAAAGCTCATGTTAACGATTTTAACAGCATTCTGGAAAAGTTAAAAGAAATTGGTGCTGAAAAAGTAATGGTAGAACACCAGAAAGATACCTATTTTAACAACCCTGAGTACAGGGATTTTGAAAAAAGTGATGAAGCACTGCGAATAAGGAATACTACTATAAATAACGAAAAATCTGAGATAATCCTTACATACAAAGGCCCTAAACTGGATGATGTAAGTAAAACACGTAAAGAAATAGAAGTTAACGTAGAAGACTCCAAAAATGCTGGTTTAATCTTAGAAAATCTTGGATTTAAACCTGCTGCAGATGTAGAAAAAGAAAGAACCACCTATTCCTTTCAGGAGTTCACCATATCACTTGATAAAGTTCACAAAGTTGGAAAATTTGTTGAAATAGAAAAAGGAATGGTTGAAGGGGAAGATTTTAAAGAAGCAATTGATAAAATATTTCAAATATATAAAAAACTCGGAATTGAAGACGGGTTTGAGAGAAGATCATATTTGGAACTTATGGGAGTTTATAAAGATTGA